In Aspergillus chevalieri M1 DNA, chromosome 7, nearly complete sequence, the sequence CCCCCAAGACCGCCATTGAGGGCAGCTACATCGGTATGCGGCACCTACGTTGATTTTCTACGATTTTTCCGGAGTTCGCAATATGGCTTTGATCCTTGCGGAGATGGAATGAGAGCGGCATTTGGAGATCGCGGACCTCGGATTCGCGCTAAAAGAACTGAAATGGAAGAACGAGTGCGACCGggaaaatagaaaagaaaaatcagCGTCCTCCAACTGTCGTCTCATGTCCAGTATTTCGAGATCAAGCAATGTGAATCGCGCGGACTTTGCAAACGAAATGCTAATTCTTCCCAGACAAGAAGTGCCCCTTCACCGGTCTTGTCTCCATCCGTGGCCGTATCCTCACTGGCCGTGTCGTCTCAACCAAGATGCACCGTACCATCGTCATCCGCCGTGAATACCTCCACTACGTCCCCAAGTACAACCGTTACGAGAAGAGGCACAAGAACCTTGCTGCTCACGTCTCGCCCGCTTTCCGTGTTGAGGAGGGTGACTGGGTTACCGTCGGCCAGTGCCGTCCTCTTTCCAAGACTGTATGTGGTTTCCTCCGACTGTTCTCGGCCCTCGAGTGGCAACCGTAATTCGACATCTATGGATATTGCGATGTGGCTAGAGGGTTTTGCTTGTCATGTGTGGTACGAATGGAGGCTAATACTATTCTTTGCAGGTCCGCTTCAACACCCTCCGTGTCTTGCCCCGCACCGGTAAGGCCGTCAAGGCGTTCAACAAGTTCTAAGCGCGTCGATGGATGATGGGGGTGCTTTGAGAGGGAAATAAAAACCTAGGGAAGCGGCATGACTGGATATAGGCGAAATTCTATTTCACGGGTTGGGATTGTTTTACGAGTTCATGTCCCAGGTACCCTTTTGAAGAAAATACCAATTAAAAAAATAAGAAATTGATCCAACTGTGTACATTCGTACAGCAGACCGGGGAATCAAGGGGAATACCACGCATAATGGTTTGGGCATGGTGCTTTTTTATGATACAAAATATGGGTTCTATTTTCTGCTTATTTCTTTTATAAAAGCTGCAGGGAGGAATGATAGTCTTCTGTTTTCGACAATCTTTTTGCTCAATTCGTAAATTTGCCTTTCTGTTCGGACTACTAAGTCAACGTCTCACTTTCCATACTGCACCCAAACTCATCCACACCATAACGGACCTAACTTCGTTTTCTCCCATCGTGATCATCCGTCAAATACAGAAAAGAACAAAACTGGCAACTCCGCAGCTACCCAGAACGCCACACGAAACGCCGACGCCTGCCCTCTCATTTGTCCATCACAAAGTAAGGAGTGCACTGCGTGAAATCCATCATGTCCTCCATAAAAACATCCAAATCTGCATCTCTCATATGGGCCATGTCCTCTGCCTCTTCGAACGGTTCGAGCGTGTTCGAAAATATGCTTGCTTGATCGACGGCGAAGCTTTCTTCGAAGGAGTATGCCGGTAGCATCTCCGCGGTGTTATCTGACCATCTTTGGTTGCTTGGGTCGAAGAATTCGATTCTCGGGGCTTCTGTGGTGAAGGGCTGGATACGTAAGGGAGGACATGGGGTCTCGAATTCGATGAACGGTATGTCATTCTCCTTATCCTCGTCGCTTAGTATGCTGTTCagatcttcttcctcgggtACAACAGGGGACTCTTCTTGCTGCtgagagggaagagaggatgatgatgttccTAGTAATGGTTGCTCAAAGACCGGTGACGGCGACGGGGATGGGCCATTCTCGTGGTAGCCAGCCTGAACACCAACCAGGTAATCGCTGGTATCTTTGCAGCGCGCGAAACGCCAGGAGTGCGAAATCTTGACGGCGACTGCTTCGAGATAAGGGCTGGGCACGTTCAACTTCCGTAGCAATCTTCCAATGATAAGACCAGAACTGCCATCCACTCTGCCTGGGCCTTTTGAGAGGGCGGTCTGTAGTTCGTTGCGGTTCCGCTTGGAGGACTTTATGCGATCCAGTTGCAAAATCTCTCCTATGCCTGCGTCCTCTTCTGCGATGCTCACAAGAGTGCTTATCTTGAAGGTGCAGATAATAGCAGGCGTTGGtacctcgccccagaccagATACTCCCCGAGTCCTCTGTATCCCTTAATATTTATGCCTAGGTCCCACACTAAAGACTTCGCAGAGTATATCTTCGTCTCTATCTTTGAGGTATCGATGAAGATCACGGCCGCACCCTCCCTGGCTCGGATCGCGCGGTGGACGGGGGCCAAGAGAGATTGAAAGGTGGAAATGAAAGGCGACAGGGACTTCTCAATGGTGACATGCTTTTTGACATACTGTTCAAATTCTTCCCGTGGGATCTCATTTGGAGCAAAGAAGTCTTGATCGCTATTTGAGAAGAGTCCGGAGATAATGAGCGATTTTGTATTGACTCCCTGCGAATCGACGTTTGCCCACCGATATAGGATGGGTGGGACATCCGTACTGATCTCTGGCGCAGTCTGAACCTCATCCTGCATTCCAACTTCATTAAAATCAGATCAAGCCTCTGCAGTGTCTCTGGTACTTACCGAGACCGAGCGCTCATGACAGCACCAAAAACAGACCTTCCCTCCGGCCTCGCAGAGACCCTCTAGCTCGCTAGATACCGTAGATAGGGAGGACAAGCTGGACTGCGTGT encodes:
- the RPS11A gene encoding 40S ribosomal protein uS17 (BUSCO:EOG092653NM;~COG:J;~EggNog:ENOG410PFMT;~InterPro:IPR032440,IPR019979,IPR012340,IPR000266, IPR028333;~PFAM:PF16205,PF00366;~go_component: GO:0005840 - ribosome [Evidence IEA];~go_function: GO:0003735 - structural constituent of ribosome [Evidence IEA];~go_process: GO:0006412 - translation [Evidence IEA]) encodes the protein MATELTVQSERAFQKQPHIFLNSKSKAKSKKVGQGRRWYKDVGLGFRTPKTAIEGSYIDKKCPFTGLVSIRGRILTGRVVSTKMHRTIVIRREYLHYVPKYNRYEKRHKNLAAHVSPAFRVEEGDWVTVGQCRPLSKTVRFNTLRVLPRTGKAVKAFNKF
- a CDS encoding uncharacterized protein (COG:S;~EggNog:ENOG410PXBH), with the protein product MDPPSHTETRRQINWNNAYRVFLCCLFRFFHRDQNAFSEVFRSLFDLNFTNKELYPRLSTQWREMRRKGDPIWHQVHVGVPFPPPEGPWSQMVSMIKERANAIGVSLVEKNIDVIDASSSHSNLRQVRQPAPLQILPLQTPIDTPTSTRTAFVGEDAPSAQAPDTQSSLSSLSTVSSELEGLCEAGGKVCFWCCHERSVSDEVQTAPEISTDVPPILYRWANVDSQGVNTKSLIISGLFSNSDQDFFAPNEIPREEFEQYVKKHVTIEKSLSPFISTFQSLLAPVHRAIRAREGAAVIFIDTSKIETKIYSAKSLVWDLGINIKGYRGLGEYLVWGEVPTPAIICTFKISTLVSIAEEDAGIGEILQLDRIKSSKRNRNELQTALSKGPGRVDGSSGLIIGRLLRKLNVPSPYLEAVAVKISHSWRFARCKDTSDYLVGVQAGYHENGPSPSPSPVFEQPLLGTSSSSLPSQQQEESPVVPEEEDLNSILSDEDKENDIPFIEFETPCPPLRIQPFTTEAPRIEFFDPSNQRWSDNTAEMLPAYSFEESFAVDQASIFSNTLEPFEEAEDMAHMRDADLDVFMEDMMDFTQCTPYFVMDK